In Rissa tridactyla isolate bRisTri1 chromosome 8, bRisTri1.patW.cur.20221130, whole genome shotgun sequence, one genomic interval encodes:
- the ABL2 gene encoding tyrosine-protein kinase ABL2 isoform X2 — protein sequence MIVGTVLFQSSSYGKEGKLLCCLGEEASEPGVSSSTEALHRPYGCDVEPQALNEAIRWSSKENLLGATESDPNLFVALYDFVASGDNTLSITKGEKLRVLGYNQNGEWSEVRSKNGQGWVPSNYITPVNSLEKHSWYHGPVSRSAAEYLLSSLINGSFLVRESESSPGQLSISLRYEGRVYHYRINTTSDGKVYVTAESRFSTLAELVHHHSTVADGLVTTLHYPAPKCNKPTVYGVSPIHDKWEMERTDITMKHKLGGGQYGEVYVGVWKKYNLTVAVKTLKEDTMEVEEFLKEAAVMKEIKHPNLVQLLGVCTLEPPFYIVTEYMPYGNLLDYLRECNREEVSAVVLLYMATQISSAMEYLEKKNFIHRDLAARNCLVGENHVVKVADFGLSRLMTGDTYTAHAGAKFPIKWTAPESLAYNTFSIKSDVWAFGVLLWEIATYGMSPYPGIDLSQVYDLLEKGYRMEQPEGCPPKVYELMRACWKWNPPDRPSFAETHQAFETMFHDSSISEEVAEELGRTASSSSIVPYLPRLPMLPSKTRTLKKQAENKENIEGTQDTVEHSASSSAPGFIRSTQPTSGSPALPRKQRDKSPSSLLEDAKETTFTRDRKGGFFSSFMKKRNAPTPPKRSSSFREMENQPHKKYELTGNFSSVASLQHVDGFSFAPTQQDASLAPPKCYGGGFVQRTFYNDDGTGTSSGGGVSTGGGWSGITGFFTPRLIKKTLGLRAGKPTGNEEASKPFPRSNSTSSMSSGLPEQDRMAMTLPRNSQRSKIQLERTVSTSSQPDESTGRANDLLPKRFEEGPALTRERPKAKLLPRGATALPFRTASGSEEKEGPGLAAAPKGKEKNSGPRQAALEDGERPGWSSPVKAAAILPTTHNHKVPVLISPTLKHTPADVQLIGTDSQGNKFKLLSEHQVTSSGDRDRPRRVKPKCAPPPPPVMRLLQQPAACSDAAEELSNVAGAQHGLESSEGSKKAAAAAPVGGKSGRPVMPPPQVPLSSSSTSPVKMANGTAGTKVALRKTKQAAEKISADKISKEALLECADLLSSAIAEPTPNSQLVDTGHQLLDYCSGYVDCIPHTRNKFAFREAVSKLELSLQELQVSSAAASVPGANPVLNNLLSCVQEISDVVQR from the exons aGGCCCTGCACCGTCCCTATGGTTGCGATGTTGAACCCCAGGCACTGAATGAAGCCATCAGATGGAGCTCCAAGGAGAACCTGCTTGGAGCCACTGAGAGCGATCCCAATCTCTTTGTTGCACTTTATGATTTTGTAGCAAGCGGCGACAACACGCTCAGCATCACCAAAG GTGAGAAGTTGCGAGTCCTGGGTTACAACCAGAATGGTGAATGGAGTGAGGTACGTTCGAAGAACGGGCAGGGCTGGGTACCAAGCAACTACATCACACCAGTGAACAGCCTGGAAAAGCATTCGTGGTACCATGGGCCAGTGTCACGCAGTGCAGCAGAGTATCTGTTGAGCAGTCTCATCAATGGCAGCTTCCTGGTTCGTGAAAGCGagagcagcccagggcagctATCCATCTCGCTCAGGTACGAAGGACGTGTTTACCACTACAGGATCAATACCACCTCAGATGGAAAG GTATATGTGACAGCAGAAAGCCGTTTCAGCACACTAGCAGAGCTAGTGCACCATCACTCAACAGTAGCGGATGGACTGGTGACAACTTTGCATTACCCAGCACCCAAGTGTAATAAGCCCACAGTCTATGGAGTGTCCCCCATCCACGACAAGTGGGAGATGGAGCGGACTGATATCACCATGAAGCACAAACTTGGGGGAGGGCAGTATGGCGAGGTGTATGTTGGTGTCTGGAAGAAATACAATCTCACGGTTGCTGTGAAAACATTAAAG GAAGATACCATGGAGGTGGAAGAGTTCTTGAAAGAAGCTGCTGTGATGAAGGAGATCAAGCACCCAAATCTAGTACAGTTGTTAG GTGTATGTACCCTGGAGCCACCCTTTTACATTGTGACGGAATACATGCCGTATGGGAACCTGCTAGACTATTTACGGGAATGCAACCGGGAAGAAGTGAGTGCTGTTGTGCTACTCTACATGGCCACTCAGATCTCCTCTGCTATGGAATACCTGGAAAAGAAGAATTTCATTCACAG GGACCTCGCAGCACGGAATTGCTTAGTTGGAGAAAATCATGTGGTGAAGGTGGCTGACTTTGGCTTAAGTCGACTTATGACTGGAGATACCTACACAGCTCACGCAGGAGCTAAGTTCCCAATCAAATGGACGGCTCCTGAGAGCCTGGCCTATAACACCTTTTCAATCAAATCAGATGTTTGGG ccTTCGGGGTGCTGCTATGGGAAATTGCTACCTATGGGATGTCACCATACCCAGGCATTGACCTCTCTCAGGTGTATGATCTGCTGGAAAAGGGCTATCGGATGGAACAACCAGAGGGGTGCCCTCCAAAGGTTTACGAACTGATGAGGGCAT GTTGGAAGTGGAACCCACCAGACCGACCTTCCTTTGCTGAGACCCACCAGGCCTTTGAAACCATGTTCCACGATTCGAGCATCTCAGAGG agGTGGCAGAGGAGCTTGGAAGAACAGCCTCCTCCTCATCCATAGTTCCTTACTTGCCCCGGTTACCCATGCTTCCCTCCAAGACCAGAACACTGAAGAAACAGGCAGAGAACAAGGAGAACATTGAAGGAACACAGGACACTGTGGAGCACTCAGCCTCCAGCTCAGCACCAG GTTTTATCAGAAGCACACAGCCAACAAGTGGGTCTCCTGCACTGCCTCGCAAGCAGAGGGACAAGTCACCCAGCAGCCTGTTGGAGGATGCCAAAGAGACCACTTTCACCAGGGACAGAAAAGGTGGCTTCTTCAGCTCCTTTATGAAGAAGAGGAATGCTCCCACGCCTCCCAAGCGCAGCAGTTCCTTCCGGGAGATGGAGAATCAGCCCCATAAGAAATACGAGCTGACGGGTAACTTTTCATCTGTTGCTTCCTTGCAGCATGTGGATGGGTTCTCTTTTGCTCCCACGCAGCAGGACGCAAGCCTGGCGCCACCGAAGTGCTATGGCGGGGGCTTTGTGCAGAGGACCTTCTACAATGATGATGGCACTGGTACCAGCAGTGGTGGGGGCGTAAGCACCGGTGGTGGGTGGTCGGGCATCACTGGTTTCTTTACACCACGCTTGATTAAAAAGACACTGGGTTTACGAGCAGGAAAACCCACTGGCAATGAAGAAGCTTCAAAGCCTTTTCCAAGGTCAAACTCTACATCTTCCATGTCCTCAGGGCTTCCAGAGCAGGATAGGATGGCAATGACCCTTCCCAGAAATTCCCAGAGGTCAAAAATCCAGCTGGAACGGACAGTGTCCACCTCCTCTCAGCCCGATGAGAGCACAGGGAGGGCCAATGACCTGCTTCCCAAAAGGTTTGAAGAAGGCCCCGCTTTGACCAGAGAGAGACCAAAAGCAAAACTCTTGCCAAGGGGTGCCACAGCGCTCCCTTTCCGAACCGCCTCTGGatcagaagaaaaggagggtcCAGGGCTAGCAGCGGCTCctaagggcaaagaaaaaaacagtggcCCGCGGCAAGCGGCCCTTGAGGATGGTGAGAGACCGGGGTGGTCATCTCCAGTAAAGGCTGCAGCAATACTTCCAACCACTCATAACCACAAAGTGCCAGTCCTAATCTCACCCACTCTAAAACACACTCCAGCAGACGTGCAGCTCATTGGCACAGACTCTCAGGGTAATAAATTTAAGCTCTTATCTGAGCATCAGGTCACTTCTTCTGGCGACAGGGACCGGCCCAGACGGGTAAAACCAAAGTGTGCTCCACCTCCACCACCAGTGATGAGGCTCCTACAACAGCCAGCTGCCTGCTCAGATGCAGCAGAAGAGCTGAGCAACGTGGCAGGAGCGCAGCACGGACTGGAATCAAGCGAAGGGAGtaagaaggcagcagcagcagcacctgttGGTGGAAAATCTGGGAGGCCGGTGATGCCTCCACCTCAAGTGCCTCTGTCATCGTCTTCCACCTCCCCAGTGAAAATGGCCAACGGCACGGCTGGCACAAAAGTAGCGCTAAGAAAGACCAAACAGGCAGCTGAGAAAATCTCCGCAGACAAAATCAGCAAGGAAGCACTGCTGGAGTGCGCAGATCTTCTCTCGAGTGCCATCGCCGAGCCAACACCAAACAGCCAGCTGGTGGACACAGGGCACCAGCTGTTGGATTACTGCTCAGGCTACGTGGACTGCATCCCGCATACACGCAACAAATTTGCCTTCCGGGAAGCCGTGAGCAAACTGGAACTCAGCCTGCAGGAACTGCAGGTGTCCTCAGCAGCTGCTAGCGTCCCTGGGGCAAACCCCGTCCTTAATAACTTATTGTCATGTGTCCAAGAAATCAGCGATGTGGTGCAAAGGTAG